The Miscanthus floridulus cultivar M001 chromosome 17, ASM1932011v1, whole genome shotgun sequence genome has a window encoding:
- the LOC136514953 gene encoding elongation factor Tu, mitochondrial-like — MASAAVLRNSGSRRLFSYPTLRATAISGPAALPDAPAAAAAPAQPPPMAGTLWARSMATFTRTKPHVNVGTIGHVDHGKTTLTAAITKVLAEAGKAKAVAFDEIDKAPEEKARGITIATAHVEYETAKRHYAHVDCPGHADYVKNMITGAAQMDGGILVVSAPDGPMPQTKEHILLARQVGVPSLVCFLNKVDAVDDPELLELVEMELRELLTFYKFPGDEIPIIRGSALSALQGNNDEIGKNAILKLMDAVDEYIPDPVRQLDKPFLMPIEDVFSIQGRGTVVTGRVEQGTIKTGEDVEILGLTQSGPLKTTVTGVEMFKKILDHGEAGDNVGLLLRGLKRGDVERGQVVCKPGSLKTCKKFEAEIYVLTKDEGGRHTHFMTNYSPQFYFRTADVTGKVELIGETKMVLPGDNVTANFELISPVPLEPGQRFALREGGRTVGAGVVSKVIG, encoded by the exons ATGGCTTCCGCCGCGGTGCTCCGGAACTCCGGCTCCCGCCGCCTCTTCTCCTACCCCACCCTCCGGGCCACCGCGATCTCGGGGCCCGCCGCGCTACCCgatgcgccggcggcggcggcggcgccggcccaGCCGCCACCGATGGCCGGGACCCTCTGGGCGAGGTCCATGGCCACCTTCACGCGCAC GAAGCCTCACGTGAACGTCGGCACCATTGGGCACGTCGATCACGGCAAAACCACGCTCACTGCTGCCATTACCAAG GTTCTGGCTGAGGCAGGGAAAGCCAAAGCCGTTGCTTTTGACGAGATCGACAAGGCACCGGAAGAGAAAGCCAGAGGAATCACCATTGCAACG GCTCATGTCGAGTATGAGACGGCTAAAAGGCATTATGCTCATGTTGATTGCCCAGGTCACGCAGATTATGTCAAG AACATGATCACCGGAGCTGCTCAAATGGATGGTGGTATTCTTGTCGTGTCAGCTCCCGATGGCCCGATGCCACAAACAAAAGAGCATATTCTTCTTGCCCGTCAG GTTGGTGTACCTTCACTTGTGTGCTTCTTAAACAAAGTTGATGCTGTTGATGACCCAGAGCTACTGGAACTTGTAGAGATGGAGCTTCGGG AGCTCCTCACTTTCTACAAGTTCCCTGGTGATGAGATTCCGATCATCCGTGGATCGGCATTGTCAGCTTTGCAGGGGAACAATGATGAGATTGGAAAGAATGCCATTTTGAAACTAATGGATGCAGTTGATGAGTACATCCCTGATCCTGTGAGGCAGCTTGATAAGCCTTTCTTGATGCCGATTGAAGATGTGTTCTCTATCCAG GGTCGTGGAACTGTTGTTACTGGTCGTGTTGAACAGGGAACAATTAAAACTGGTGAAGATGTTGAGATCTTGGGTTTGACACAG AGTGGTCCCTTGAAGACTACAGTTACTGGTGTTGAGATGTTCAAAAAGATACTGGACCATGGAGAG GCTGGTGACAACGTTGGTCTTCTTCTTCGTGGTCTTAAGCGTGGTGATGTCGAGCGAGGCCAG GTGGTGTGCAAACCTGGTAGTCTGAAGACATGCAAAAAGTTTGAGGCAGAAATATACGTCCTGACAAAGGATGAGGGTGGCCGCCACACCCACTTTATGACAAACTACAGTCCCCAATTCTACTTCAGGACTGCTGATGTCACTGGAAAGGTTGAGTTGATTGGTGAAACGAAGATGGTTTTGCCCGGTGACAATGTAACTGCGAATTTCGAGTTGATATCACCTGTTCCTCTTGAACCTG GGCAAAGATTTGCGCTGAGGGAAGGAGGGAGGACAGTTGGTGCAGGAGTTGTCTCCAAAGTTATTGGCTAA
- the LOC136514954 gene encoding monothiol glutaredoxin-S7, chloroplastic-like, which yields MGPVGCWFCSLPPPWPRKIINILLINYSVHSQLSPPHPLLRATRRRRRTAMAASATAARPLAGAAAVPLPLSARPRTARVALLPLAPVPAQRLTLGRTGRERLPARGRSVRCLAALSPEMRATLDKVVGSSKVVLFMKGTKDFPQCGFSHTVVQILRSLNVPFDTLDVLANEALRQGLKEYSSWPTFPQLYIDGEFFGGCDITVEAYKSGELQETLGKATCS from the exons ATGGGCCCGGTGGGGTGTTGGTTCTGCTCGCTTCCTCCTCCATGGCCACGAAAAATAATTAATATATTATTAATTAATTATTCCGTGCACTCCCAGCTCAGTCCACCACACCCGCTGCTCCGTGCCACCCGTCGCCGCCGGCGCACCGCGATGGCCGCCTCCGCCACGGCCGCGAGGCCTCTCGCCGGGGCCGCTGCCGTCCCGCTCCCGCTCTCGGCGCGGCCGCGGACCGCCAGGGTCGCCTTGCTCCCCCTGGCTCCTGTTCCGGCCCAGCGCCTCACTCTCGGGCGGACCGGGCGGGAGCGGCTGCCGGCGCGCGGTCGGTCGGTGCGGTGCCTGGCGGCGCTGAGCCCGGAGATGCGGGCGACGCTGGACAAGGTCGTGGGGTCCAGCAAGGTGGTGCTGTTCATGAAGGGCACCAAGGATTTCCCGCAGTGCGGCTTCTCGCACACCGTCGTGCAGATCCTGCGCTCGCTCAACGTGCCCTTCGACACGCTCGACGTGCTCGCCAACGAGGCGCTCCGGCAGGGGCTCAAGGAGTACTCCAGCTGGCCCACCTTCCCGCAGCTCTACATCGACGGCGAGTTCTTCGGCGGATGTGACATCACCGTTG AGGCATACAAGAGTGGAGAACTGCAGGAAACTCTAGGGAAAGCAACGTGTTCATAG
- the LOC136516847 gene encoding 26S proteasome non-ATPase regulatory subunit 12 homolog A-like — MEGDSTNLDPAIESLLNVEKQMRLAGDVAGTRKAVIDIVELCYKAGAWKTLNDQIVLLSKRRGQLKQAITAMVQRAMEYIDLTPDIDTRIELIKTLSSVSAGKIYVEIERARLIKRLAKIKEEQGQIDEAADLMQEVAVETFGSMAKTEKIAFILEQVRLCLDRQDYVRAQILSRKISTRVFEADPSKEKKKPKEGDNIVQDAPADIPSLLELKRIYYELMIRYYMHNSDYLEICRCYKAIYDIPAIKEDPTKWIPILRKICWYLVLAPHDPMQSSLLNATLDDKNLSEIPNFRFLLKKLVTMEVIQWTSLWDFLKDEYETEKNLLGGALGAKAAEDMKLRIIEHNILVVSKYYSRITLKRLADLLCLSLQEAEKYLSDMVNSKALIAKIDRPMGVVSFQTTKDCNGTLNSWATNLEKLLDLVEKSCHQIHKETMIHKAVLKA; from the exons ATG GAGGGTGACAGCACCAACCTCGACCCGGCGATAGAGTCGCTCCTCAATGTCGAGAAGCAGatgaggctggccggcgatgtcGCCGGCACGCGGAAGGCCGTCATCGACATCGTCGAGCTCTGCTACAAGGCCGGCGCGTGGAAGACGCTCAACGACCAGATCGTTCTCCTCTCCAAGAGGAGAGGCCAGCTTAAGCAG GCCATAACTGCTATGGTTCAGAGAGCAATGGAATACATTGATTTGACACCAGACATTGACACACGCATCGAGCTAATCAAAACACTGAGCAGCGTCTCTGCTGGCAAA ATTTATGTTGAGATAGAGAGAGCAAGATTGATCAAAAGACTTGCTAAAATCAAAGAGGAGCAGGGACAGATTGACGAGGCTGCTGATTTGATGCAGGAAGTTGCT GTCGAAACATTTGGATCCATGGCCAAGACGGAAAAAATTGCTTTTATTCTTGAGCAG GTCCGGCTATGCCTAGATCGGCAAGATTATGTCAGAGCACAAATTTTATCAAGGAAAATTAGTACTAGAGTATTTGAAGCAGATCCATCGAAGGAAAAAAagaaaccaaaggaaggggacaatATTGTTCAGGATGCTCCTGCGGACATTCCATCCCTACTAGAATTGAAGCGCATCTACTATGAACTGATGATTCG ATATTACATGCACAACAGTGATTACCTGGAAATCTGCCGCTGTTACAAGGCGATTTATGATATTCCAGCGATAAAAGAGGATCCAACAAAGTGGATACCG ATTCTTAGGAAGATCTGTTGGTACTTGGTTTTAGCACCTCATGATCCTATGCAATCGAGCCTTCTGAATGCTACTCTCGATGACAAAAACCTTTCAGAGATTCCCAATTTCAG GTTCTTGCTAAAGAAGCTGGTTACAATGGAGGTTATTCAATGGACCAGCTTGTGGGATTTCTTAAAGGATGAGTATGAGACTGAGAAGAATCTGCTTGGAGGAGCTTTGGGTGCCAAAGCTGCAGAAGATATGAAGCTCAGGATCATTGAGCAT AATATCTTGGTCGTGTCGAAGTACTATTCCAGGATTACCCTCAAGAGGCTTGCGGATCTTCTTTGCTTGAGTCTGCAG GAGGCAGAGAAGTATCTTTCAGACATGGTGAACTCAAAAGCTTTGATTGCGAAGATTGACAGGCCGATGGGAGTTGTCAGTTTCCAGACAACTAAAGATTGTAATGGTACACTCAACTCATGGGCTACCAACCTCGAGAAGCTTCTCGACCTGGTCGAGAAAAGCTGTCACCAGATTCACAAGGAAACCATGATCCATAAGGCGGTGTTGAAAGCTTGA